The Halomonas sp. THAF5a genome segment GGCGCCAGCGCCGAGGCGACGCTGGGTGGCGGGATCCACCGCCAGCGGGCGGCCGAGGTGCGCCAGGCGCGGCAGGCCCTGGTCGAGGTCCAGCTGCAGCTGGAGGCCGGCGGCGGTCAGGGTCAGCCAGCGTTCATCCGGCAGGTATTGGCTGTGCGGGGCTTGGGGCGAAGCGGTGCGAGTCATGCGGTGGTCTCTGTCGGACAAGGGAGCACGGTCGTGCCGGGGTCAGGCAAGGCGCAGCGCGGGTTCCCCGGCGCCGCGGCCACCGGGCAAGACCTCGGCAAGCTCGAGGGCGAACAGGGCGCCGTCGTGGGACTTCGGGTCGGCCATGCCCTCCCGGGCGGTGGTGATGTAGAGGGTCGTGAGGTCGGGGCCGCCGAAGACCGGGCAGGAGGGCTGGCGCGCGGCCAGCGCCACATGGGCGATCTCGCGCCCGTCCGGGGCGAGCCTGGCCACCCGGCCGGCGCCCCACAGGGCGATCCACATGCAGCCCTCGGCATCCATCACGGCGCCGTCTGGTCCGCCGCCGGACTGGCGCAGGTCGGCCCAGGGCTCGGGCTCGTTGAACGCGCCATCTTCGCCGCGCGCGGGGAAGCCCTGGTCGTCCAGCGCCCAGCGCATCACCCGGCCGGTGGCGGTGTCGCTGAAGTAGGCGTATCGACCGTCCGGCGAGAAGCACAGCGCATTGGGGATGGTGACTCCCCGGCGCAGGCAGGTGAGCTCGCCGCGATGGAGGCGATAGAGGCTGCCGGCGCCGGCCTCGGCCCGACGGCCCATGCTGGAGAGCCACAGGCTGCCGTGGGTATCGACCCGGGCGTCGTTGCTGCGGGTGACGGGGTTGTCGGCCTCGAAGGGCAGGAAGGCGCGGTGCTCGCCGCTCTGCGGGTCGAGGCGCGACAGCTGGCCCTCGGCGACCAGCAGGTAGTCGCCGTCCGTGGTCACGGCCGCGTAGGAGGTGCGCCGGCCGAGCGGCATGCCCCGGTGGTGGCCGCCATCGGGGGCGGCGCGGTGCAGCTCGCCGGCCAGGATGTCGAGCCAGCGCAGTTCGCCGCGTTCGGCGTCC includes the following:
- a CDS encoding SMP-30/gluconolactonase/LRE family protein produces the protein MSEVSQAPSPCLGQAEVRVPTRCELGEGPGWDAERGELRWLDILAGELHRAAPDGGHHRGMPLGRRTSYAAVTTDGDYLLVAEGQLSRLDPQSGEHRAFLPFEADNPVTRSNDARVDTHGSLWLSSMGRRAEAGAGSLYRLHRGELTCLRRGVTIPNALCFSPDGRYAYFSDTATGRVMRWALDDQGFPARGEDGAFNEPEPWADLRQSGGGPDGAVMDAEGCMWIALWGAGRVARLAPDGREIAHVALAARQPSCPVFGGPDLTTLYITTAREGMADPKSHDGALFALELAEVLPGGRGAGEPALRLA